ACTGCCGGGGATTTACGCGATCAATTAAAAAAAGTTTTCTCCGCGGGCTTGTTTTTGAGCATCAGCTCTACAAATCTGCCCCATCCGGTATACTTGCCGAACAGCAGCTTGTCATAGTCGGAAGAATATTCAGCAGGCGGCATATAGACGGAAATACCATGCGCCCGGCTGTCGTGTTTGTCAAAAGCCGCATTACCGATAACCACGGAACCGGATATTTCCGCCATCATGTGAACCATATGCGCCTTAAGTCCGGCATCCGAAGTGCGTTCCGAGGCGATTTTCAGGAAATCATAGAAATCCGCCGCCGTACGGTCATAAAACCGCTGCGCCTTAAAATAGGCTTCAGCCAACGCCGGTTTATCACTGGTCGCAACAGCTTTTTGCACAAAAATCCTGACATCGTCAATAAATTTGCTGAGCCTGGCACTGTCCACAACGGAAGTAGTAGCATCCGCCCAGGCGAAACTGTATGTTCGGGCGAACATTGACAAGGTGGCGAGCGCCGCTTCCCGCCCGTCCATGCCGGGATTGTCCGTGATACTTTTCAGCAGAAGCGAATAATCATAGCCGCCCGGCGGCTCGATTTCCTGGGAAGCGACCACATAAGGCGCGTACCCGCTTATCTCGGCACTGACGGCGATATCGGCCATAAGACAGGCATCAGCAGCCAGCAGATCAATTCCGCCAATAGCCTTGAGCATGGCGCGCATTTCCGGCACGGTTATATCGTTGTGGGTTTCATCGTCGTAGGAAATGCCCCGGTTCAAGGTTTCAGCGGACGGAGGCGCGGTACCTTCAATCGCCTTTCCCTTTTCCTCGACCCAGCCGGTTCCGTGATTCCATATCACCAGCATGTATTTTTCAGCCGGAAAATTCTTTTTGGCGTATTTGACGAACCGGACAACCTCTTTCCAGTCGCCCATATCAATTTTCTTTCTGGCATCAAGCAGAACATAACCCGGATTGGTGCCGGACTGTTTGCCGATATACAGCCGCTTGACCTCTCCGAATTCGC
This genomic interval from Elusimicrobiaceae bacterium contains the following:
- a CDS encoding clostripain-related cysteine peptidase — its product is MNGKNDLSEESDSDLDEMARVGSDSSVNIVVEQGSMNLYSGEFGEVKRLYIGKQSGTNPGYVLLDARKKIDMGDWKEVVRFVKYAKKNFPAEKYMLVIWNHGTGWVEEKGKAIEGTAPPSAETLNRGISYDDETHNDITVPEMRAMLKAIGGIDLLAADACLMADIAVSAEISGYAPYVVASQEIEPPGGYDYSLLLKSITDNPGMDGREAALATLSMFARTYSFAWADATTSVVDSARLSKFIDDVRIFVQKAVATSDKPALAEAYFKAQRFYDRTAADFYDFLKIASERTSDAGLKAHMVHMMAEISGSVVIGNAAFDKHDSRAHGISVYMPPAEYSSDYDKLLFGKYTGWGRFVELMLKNKPAEKTFFN